The following coding sequences lie in one Saccharopolyspora hordei genomic window:
- a CDS encoding Acg family FMN-binding oxidoreductase has protein sequence MKTTITPVGALTADHVRDALLAATAAPSLHNSQPWRFHCTPSAIELHADRSRALEVADPEHRELMLACGAALLNLRLAIRASGTLPDVRLFPDPAQPDLLATVRPAAQRPATPAERELAAAILRRRTNRKPFHPDPVPAALQAALRHAAEAERGWLAVLDPPQRLVLCGLARQAHQAQLDDPAFVAEWRRWTGRSGEDSEGVPARSSGPIPEPQDEYVLRDFSGGSARPRVPGKDFEPDPMICVLGSFQDSKHAQLQAGTAMQRVLLTATANGLAASFLSQVVEVPATRRELRHLIGGGLWPQIVLRIGYGSPVPATPRRPLEEVVTGELAPHRSG, from the coding sequence ATGAAGACGACCATCACGCCAGTGGGCGCCCTGACCGCCGATCACGTGCGCGACGCCCTGCTCGCGGCGACCGCCGCGCCCTCGCTGCACAACTCCCAGCCCTGGCGGTTCCACTGCACGCCGAGCGCGATCGAGCTGCACGCCGACCGCTCGCGCGCGCTGGAGGTGGCCGACCCGGAGCACCGCGAGCTCATGCTGGCCTGCGGCGCCGCCCTGCTGAACCTGCGCCTGGCGATCCGCGCCAGCGGGACGCTCCCGGACGTCCGGCTGTTCCCCGACCCCGCGCAGCCGGACCTGCTGGCGACGGTGCGGCCGGCCGCGCAGCGCCCCGCGACCCCGGCCGAGCGGGAACTCGCGGCGGCGATCCTGCGACGCCGGACCAACCGCAAGCCGTTCCACCCCGACCCGGTGCCCGCCGCGCTCCAGGCGGCACTGCGGCACGCAGCCGAGGCCGAGCGGGGCTGGCTCGCCGTCCTGGACCCGCCGCAGCGCCTGGTGCTGTGCGGGCTGGCCCGGCAAGCGCACCAGGCGCAGCTCGACGACCCGGCGTTCGTGGCCGAGTGGCGGCGCTGGACCGGCAGGAGCGGCGAGGACAGCGAAGGCGTGCCGGCGCGCAGCAGCGGGCCGATCCCCGAGCCGCAGGACGAGTACGTGCTGCGCGACTTCAGCGGCGGCAGTGCGCGTCCCCGCGTGCCGGGCAAGGACTTCGAGCCGGACCCGATGATCTGCGTGCTCGGCTCCTTCCAGGACTCCAAGCACGCGCAGCTGCAAGCGGGCACGGCCATGCAGCGGGTGCTGCTGACCGCGACCGCCAACGGGCTGGCCGCCTCGTTCCTCTCCCAGGTGGTCGAGGTGCCGGCCACCCGGCGAGAGCTGCGCCACCTCATCGGCGGGGGCCTGTGGCCGCAGATCGTGCTGCGCATCGGCTACGGATCGCCCGTGCCGGCCACCCCGCGGCGGCCCCTGGAGGAGGTCGTGACCGGCGAGCTCGCCCCGCACCGCAGCGGCTGA
- a CDS encoding flavin-containing monooxygenase — protein MSTPPPLRIPDRLDFDPDALRERYRLERERRIRPDGSGQYRRAEGEFGYYADDPYVEPGFTRDPLRDRVDAVVIGGGFGGLVAGARLRQAGLERIRIIEKGGDFGGTWYWNRYPGVHCDIESYVYLPLLAEVGYVPEWKYSPGEEIRQHAMAIGRTFDLYRDACFQTAVRDLQWDDGEWIVRTDRDDEVRATYVVVSNSTLDHPKLPGIPGIETFTGHTFHTSRWDYGYTGGGPDGGLTGLADKRVALIGTGATAVQVVPHLGRDAQHLYVFQRTPSTVDVRGNRRTDPEWAASLEPGWHARRRENFQAVVSGHEVDEDLVDDAWTASAHVLGTIIATDARAHLPRDEWERIEEVLDFQKMNQLRARVEAIVEDPATAELLKPWYRYGCKRPTFSDEYLQTFNRPNVTLVDTADHGGVERITERALVVGDAEYDVDCIIFATGFEVGKSDVMTGRLPVRGRDGVELLESWREGGVRTLHGFCTHGFPNLFHLGSLQNAPSVNFVHVLDEQAIHIGAVVAEARRRGVKCIEPTPEAERAWVETIRATAPDQERFAAECTPGYYNNEGKPRGPRQTYGPGPAAFQRLLREWREGEGINEVLGDAR, from the coding sequence ATGTCGACGCCCCCGCCGCTGCGGATCCCCGACCGACTCGACTTCGACCCCGACGCACTGCGCGAGCGCTACCGCCTGGAGCGCGAGCGGCGGATCCGCCCCGACGGCAGTGGGCAGTACCGGCGCGCGGAAGGCGAGTTCGGCTACTACGCCGACGACCCGTACGTGGAACCGGGCTTCACCCGGGACCCGCTGCGCGACCGGGTGGACGCCGTGGTGATCGGCGGGGGCTTCGGCGGGCTGGTGGCCGGTGCGCGGTTGCGCCAGGCCGGGCTGGAGCGGATCCGGATCATCGAGAAGGGCGGCGACTTCGGCGGCACCTGGTACTGGAACCGCTACCCGGGCGTGCACTGCGACATCGAGTCCTACGTGTACCTCCCGCTGCTCGCGGAGGTGGGCTACGTCCCGGAGTGGAAGTACTCGCCGGGCGAGGAGATCCGCCAGCACGCGATGGCGATCGGCCGCACCTTCGACCTCTACCGCGACGCCTGCTTCCAGACCGCCGTGCGCGACCTGCAGTGGGACGACGGCGAGTGGATCGTGCGCACCGACCGCGACGACGAGGTGCGCGCGACGTACGTGGTGGTGTCCAACAGCACGCTCGACCACCCCAAGCTGCCGGGCATCCCCGGCATCGAGACCTTCACCGGGCACACCTTCCACACCAGCCGCTGGGACTACGGCTACACCGGGGGCGGACCGGACGGCGGCCTCACCGGCCTCGCCGACAAGCGGGTCGCGCTGATCGGGACCGGTGCCACGGCCGTGCAGGTCGTCCCGCACCTGGGGCGCGACGCGCAGCACCTCTACGTCTTCCAGCGCACGCCGTCGACGGTCGACGTGCGCGGCAACCGGCGCACCGACCCGGAGTGGGCGGCCTCGCTCGAACCCGGCTGGCACGCCCGGCGCCGGGAGAACTTCCAGGCCGTGGTCAGCGGCCACGAGGTGGACGAGGACCTGGTGGACGACGCCTGGACCGCCAGCGCCCACGTGCTCGGCACGATCATCGCCACCGACGCCCGCGCGCACCTGCCGCGCGACGAGTGGGAGCGGATCGAGGAGGTCCTGGACTTCCAGAAGATGAACCAGCTGCGCGCCCGGGTCGAGGCGATCGTCGAGGACCCGGCCACCGCCGAGCTGCTCAAGCCCTGGTACCGCTACGGCTGCAAGCGGCCCACCTTCAGCGACGAGTACCTGCAGACGTTCAACCGCCCGAACGTCACCCTCGTCGACACCGCCGACCACGGCGGGGTCGAGCGCATCACCGAACGCGCGCTCGTGGTCGGCGACGCCGAGTACGACGTGGACTGCATCATCTTCGCCACCGGCTTCGAGGTCGGGAAGTCCGACGTGATGACCGGGCGGCTCCCGGTGCGCGGCAGGGACGGCGTCGAGCTGCTGGAGTCGTGGCGCGAGGGCGGGGTGCGCACCCTGCACGGGTTCTGCACCCACGGCTTCCCGAACCTGTTCCACCTCGGGTCGCTACAGAACGCCCCGTCGGTGAACTTCGTGCACGTGCTCGACGAGCAGGCCATCCACATCGGTGCCGTGGTGGCCGAAGCGCGCCGGCGCGGGGTCAAGTGCATCGAGCCGACCCCGGAGGCCGAGCGGGCCTGGGTGGAGACGATCCGGGCGACCGCGCCGGACCAGGAGCGGTTCGCGGCCGAGTGCACCCCCGGCTACTACAACAACGAGGGCAAGCCCCGCGGTCCCCGGCAGACCTACGGCCCCGGGCCGGCCGCCTTCCAGCGGCTGCTGCGGGAGTGGCGCGAGGGCGAGGGCATCAACGAGGTGCTCGGCGATGCGCGCTGA
- a CDS encoding PQQ-binding-like beta-propeller repeat protein, which yields MRADPGPTRYDRTGRLRPRSERWRIERLTRANPLWGSNGIAFGPDGRLYVAQYVAGRISAVDIGSGDVEVVVDVDGPVQSPDDLAFGADGSMYITDLTPGRVWRRAPDGTITLVAEDVLAPNGIACVGDRVFVNEMRPGGRVLEVTPGTGPVVLADGLAMGNAMQLGPDGCLYYPHMVTGEVHRVPLDGGAPELVAEDVHAPVAVRFDRGGVLTVLSRGEEGIVTRIDLFGSGDRTVVPGEVSGMDNAAFDTENRMFVSSFAAGGIAELAPDGRARTVVPSGLVGPFGVAVHRSGTVFTGDNHRLATVDDGEPVTRELLVHSHGVAADDGGRVHLTSQFGDVRSYDPDDRVLTTRARRLSRPTGVAARADGSLVVAETGAGRVVAIAEDDTLTVLAEGLGAPVDVAVDERDRCYVTDEQRGTVSLVGEDGTQVVAEGLDAPQGIAAVGEELFVVETGRRRLLAVDPATGERRVEAQDLAVGLPPGTARPQPALSTCGLPGVPVPFAGVAAGPDGSLYVSANGEGSVLHLRRG from the coding sequence ATGCGCGCTGATCCCGGGCCCACCCGCTACGACCGCACCGGTCGGCTGCGCCCGCGCAGCGAGCGCTGGCGGATCGAGCGGCTCACCCGGGCCAACCCGCTGTGGGGGTCCAACGGCATCGCGTTCGGCCCGGACGGCCGGCTCTACGTCGCGCAGTACGTGGCGGGCCGCATCAGCGCCGTGGACATCGGCTCCGGGGACGTCGAGGTGGTCGTCGACGTCGACGGCCCGGTCCAGTCGCCCGACGACCTCGCCTTCGGCGCCGACGGCTCGATGTACATCACCGACCTCACCCCGGGCCGGGTGTGGCGGCGCGCCCCGGACGGCACGATCACGCTGGTCGCCGAGGACGTCCTGGCGCCCAACGGGATCGCCTGCGTCGGCGACCGGGTGTTCGTCAACGAGATGCGGCCGGGCGGCCGCGTGCTCGAGGTGACGCCCGGGACCGGACCCGTGGTGCTCGCCGACGGGCTGGCGATGGGCAACGCGATGCAGCTCGGCCCGGACGGCTGCCTGTACTACCCGCACATGGTCACCGGCGAGGTGCACCGCGTGCCGCTGGACGGCGGCGCACCGGAGCTGGTCGCCGAGGACGTGCACGCGCCGGTGGCGGTGCGGTTCGACCGCGGCGGGGTGCTGACCGTGCTCTCGCGCGGCGAGGAGGGCATCGTCACCCGCATCGACCTGTTCGGTTCCGGCGACCGCACGGTCGTCCCCGGCGAGGTGTCCGGGATGGACAACGCCGCGTTCGACACCGAGAACCGCATGTTCGTGTCCAGCTTCGCGGCGGGCGGGATCGCCGAGCTCGCGCCCGACGGCCGGGCGCGCACGGTGGTGCCGAGCGGGCTCGTCGGCCCCTTCGGGGTGGCGGTGCACCGCTCAGGCACCGTGTTCACCGGCGACAACCACCGGCTGGCCACTGTGGACGACGGCGAGCCGGTCACGCGCGAGCTGCTCGTGCACAGCCACGGCGTCGCCGCCGACGACGGCGGGCGGGTGCACCTCACCTCGCAGTTCGGCGACGTGCGCAGCTACGACCCGGACGACCGGGTGCTCACCACCCGCGCCCGGCGGCTGTCCCGGCCGACCGGGGTCGCCGCGCGCGCCGACGGCAGCCTCGTGGTGGCCGAGACCGGCGCCGGTCGCGTGGTCGCCATCGCCGAGGACGACACCCTCACCGTGCTGGCCGAGGGCCTGGGCGCACCGGTCGACGTCGCGGTGGACGAGCGGGACCGCTGCTACGTGACCGACGAGCAGCGCGGCACGGTGTCGCTGGTCGGCGAGGACGGGACCCAGGTCGTCGCCGAGGGGCTCGACGCGCCGCAGGGCATCGCCGCGGTCGGCGAGGAGCTGTTCGTCGTCGAGACCGGCCGGCGCCGGCTGCTCGCCGTCGACCCGGCGACCGGCGAGCGGCGCGTGGAGGCGCAGGACCTCGCCGTCGGCCTGCCCCCGGGCACCGCACGCCCGCAGCCCGCGCTGTCCACCTGCGGACTGCCCGGCGTGCCGGTGCCCTTCGCGGGCGTGGCCGCCGGTCCCGACGGCTCGCTCTACGTCTCCGCCAACGGCGAAGGCAGCGTGCTGCACCTGCGCCGCGGATAG
- a CDS encoding crotonase/enoyl-CoA hydratase family protein: protein MSDRVSVEIDGPLAHVTMTREDRLNGLDLAMLRGLVDAAAEVRADRSVRAVVLSGAGRSFSAGLDFASVTKNQGQMMFHFFRPPWRSTNLYQEACWAWRRLPVPVLAVIQGHCFGGALQLALGADFRFAKPDAQFSVMEAKWGLVPDMSGTATLRELLPMDVAKRLAMTAEVFDGTKAHELGLVTEVADDPRAAAVELAEQLATRSPDALAATKRLFQRTRHVSPWQAFRLESVYQLRLLLGANHKIARKAGAAGKVAEYVNRTFR, encoded by the coding sequence ATGTCGGATCGCGTGTCGGTCGAGATCGACGGGCCGCTGGCCCACGTCACCATGACCAGGGAGGACCGGCTCAACGGGCTCGACCTCGCCATGCTGCGCGGGCTGGTGGACGCCGCCGCCGAGGTGCGCGCCGACCGGTCGGTGCGGGCGGTCGTCCTCAGCGGTGCCGGGCGCTCGTTCTCGGCCGGGCTGGACTTCGCCTCCGTGACCAAGAACCAGGGCCAGATGATGTTCCACTTCTTCCGGCCCCCGTGGCGCTCGACCAACCTCTACCAGGAGGCGTGCTGGGCCTGGCGGCGGTTGCCGGTCCCGGTCCTGGCGGTGATCCAGGGACACTGCTTCGGCGGCGCGCTCCAGCTCGCCCTGGGGGCCGACTTCCGGTTCGCCAAGCCCGACGCGCAGTTCTCCGTGATGGAGGCGAAGTGGGGCCTGGTCCCGGACATGAGCGGCACCGCCACCCTGCGCGAGCTGCTGCCGATGGACGTCGCCAAGCGGCTGGCCATGACCGCGGAGGTCTTCGACGGGACCAAGGCGCACGAACTGGGCCTGGTCACCGAGGTCGCCGACGACCCGCGCGCGGCGGCGGTGGAGCTGGCCGAGCAGCTCGCGACCCGCTCCCCGGACGCGCTCGCCGCGACCAAGCGCCTGTTCCAGCGCACCCGGCACGTCTCCCCGTGGCAGGCCTTCCGCCTGGAGAGCGTCTACCAGCTCCGGCTCCTGCTCGGTGCGAACCACAAGATCGCCCGCAAGGCCGGCGCCGCCGGGAAGGTCGCCGAGTACGTCAACCGCACCTTCCGGTAG
- a CDS encoding FCD domain-containing protein, whose amino-acid sequence MNLSDSRTAGVRRVSAQEAVLAHLRDAIVRGEHPVGAKLPSEAALGAEFEVSRSVVREALRGLQALGLTVSRSGKGTFVIADRPVDNPRFGSYSARDLLEVRRHVEVPAAGYAAERHTADDLRQLTDLLERMARETDDSAWVALDSLFHVTVARASGNPVFGKVIEEVRDALTRQSALLNQRGERRAESDAEHRRLVEAIASGRQDAATEAMADHLANVEHALSDLVGRPR is encoded by the coding sequence GTGAACCTGTCTGACAGCCGGACAGCGGGCGTCCGCCGGGTCAGCGCGCAGGAGGCCGTGCTGGCCCACCTCCGCGACGCCATCGTGCGCGGCGAGCACCCGGTCGGCGCGAAGCTGCCCTCCGAGGCGGCCCTCGGCGCGGAGTTCGAGGTCAGCCGGTCGGTGGTGCGCGAAGCGCTGCGCGGTCTGCAAGCGCTCGGGCTCACCGTGTCGCGGTCCGGCAAGGGCACCTTCGTGATCGCCGACCGGCCGGTCGACAACCCGAGGTTCGGCTCCTACTCGGCGCGGGACCTGCTGGAAGTGCGCCGCCACGTCGAGGTGCCGGCGGCCGGCTACGCCGCCGAGCGGCACACCGCCGACGACCTCCGGCAGCTCACCGACCTGCTGGAGCGGATGGCCCGCGAGACCGACGACAGCGCCTGGGTCGCGCTGGACTCGCTGTTCCACGTCACCGTCGCCCGGGCCTCGGGCAACCCGGTGTTCGGCAAGGTCATCGAGGAGGTCCGGGACGCCCTGACTAGGCAGTCGGCGCTGCTGAACCAGCGCGGCGAGCGCCGCGCGGAGTCCGACGCCGAGCACCGCCGGCTCGTCGAGGCCATCGCCAGCGGCAGGCAGGACGCCGCGACCGAGGCGATGGCCGACCACCTGGCGAACGTCGAGCACGCGCTCAGCGACCTCGTCGGACGCCCCCGATGA
- a CDS encoding asparaginase, whose product MVESVHHGSVVVLAPDGSTLFQAGDVDAACYPRSAAKPVQAAAMARLGLSLPPELLALTAASHSGEPFHLEGAQRVLAASGSTEDDLGNPADLPFDPVERDRWIAAGRPARKLAHNCSGKHASMLLTARENGWPTEDYLDPDHPLQRGIAATVEELTGQRIAHVAADGCGAPLFAVSLRGLATAVGRIARAPGGSPEAAVARAARAHPEMVAGTRRDATALMRAVPGLIAKDGFEAVQVAALPDGTAVAVKIADGTDRARLPVTVAALALAGVPREALAPFTDPRFAVVDALADPRGPVPVH is encoded by the coding sequence ATGGTGGAGAGCGTGCACCACGGGTCGGTCGTGGTGCTGGCCCCGGACGGCTCGACGCTGTTCCAGGCCGGTGACGTCGATGCCGCCTGCTACCCGCGCTCGGCGGCCAAGCCGGTGCAGGCGGCGGCCATGGCCCGGCTCGGGCTGTCGCTGCCGCCGGAGCTGCTGGCGCTGACCGCGGCCAGCCACTCCGGCGAGCCGTTCCACCTCGAGGGCGCCCAGCGCGTGCTGGCCGCGAGCGGGTCCACCGAGGACGACCTCGGGAACCCGGCGGACCTGCCGTTCGACCCGGTCGAGCGGGACCGCTGGATCGCCGCGGGCCGACCGGCGCGCAAGCTGGCACACAACTGCTCCGGCAAGCACGCGTCGATGCTCCTGACCGCGCGTGAGAACGGCTGGCCTACCGAGGACTACCTGGACCCCGACCACCCGCTCCAGCGCGGGATCGCCGCCACCGTCGAGGAGCTCACCGGGCAGCGGATCGCCCACGTGGCCGCGGACGGCTGCGGCGCACCGCTGTTCGCGGTCTCGCTGCGCGGCCTGGCCACCGCGGTCGGCCGGATCGCCCGCGCACCGGGCGGATCACCGGAAGCAGCCGTCGCGCGGGCGGCGCGGGCCCACCCGGAGATGGTCGCCGGGACCCGCCGCGACGCCACCGCGCTGATGCGGGCCGTGCCGGGCCTGATCGCCAAGGACGGCTTCGAAGCGGTGCAGGTCGCCGCCCTGCCGGACGGCACCGCGGTCGCCGTGAAGATCGCGGACGGCACCGACCGGGCACGGCTGCCCGTCACGGTGGCCGCCCTGGCGCTGGCCGGTGTCCCCCGCGAGGCCCTCGCGCCCTTCACCGACCCGCGGTTCGCGGTGGTCGACGCGCTCGCGGACCCCCGCGGCCCGGTGCCGGTCCACTGA